Part of the Sorghum bicolor cultivar BTx623 chromosome 1, Sorghum_bicolor_NCBIv3, whole genome shotgun sequence genome, TGGGGCCCAAGATTTCCACAGCCGTCTCCAAGGTTCAAAAGTTACACAACCGAATAAATATGCTCTGTAGGCTGATTTGGAGGAATAACTGCCACTTGCATCTAGCTTCCATATGTGACGATCCTCTTGGTCATTCAAATCAAACTCCCTGATACAATCCCAGAGTTGAAGAAATTCACAGATTCCAACCCCAGAGAGTCCCCCCTGAATATCAGAAACCCACCTATCATCTTCAAGGGCTTCAGCCACTGTTCGCTTTTTACGAATTTGGGGAGGCACACAATCAACTACCAAAGGTGCAAGGCTCACAATGGTGCAACCGTGAAGCCATCTATCCGACCAAAAAGGAGTATTTCGCCCATTTCCCATTTCTGTGTTGATAGCAATAGCAAACAGGGCAAGAGAATTAGGGTGAGAGGGGAGTTCGAGGTCTGTCCATGGGCGATCAGCTCGAGTTTTCTTGTGCGACTGCCATCTTGTCTGCAAAGCCCAAGTCCTAATCTCTAGATTGGGGATACCCAGACCACCAAGGTCCAAGGGCCGCATGACCTTCTCCCAGGCAACTAAACAGCATCCCCCATTTGCTTGCTCTTTCCCTTTCCAAAGAAATCCTTTCCTGATTTTGTCAATTGCCTTAATGAACCACTTGGGACGTTGATAGCGATCAGCAAATAAATCGGCATAGCTGATAGGACAAAACGGACCAGAGTGGCACGTCCAGCCCTATTCATTAACGCTGCTTTCCAACCTGGTAGCATATCCGCATTTTTTTCAATCCACGGCATGAAATCAGATTTCCTCAGTTTCTCGTGAGATAGAGGCAGCCCCAAATAAGTTCATGGAAATTCAGAAATATTACATGGGAGATTATCCATGATTGCTGCCACTGAAGCCTCCTCGCAGCGGATAGGGATGATACTGCTCTTGTGGAGGTTAGTCTGCAAACCAGATGCAGAACCGAAGATGTTAAGAATTTCCTTAGAAACCTGCAACTCCTCTTCAACCAGCTTGATAAATAAAGCGACATCATCAGCATACAGGGAAAGTCGCTGTCCAGAAACGCGATGGGAGAGAGGTAAAGCCCAAGCCATGACCTCTAGTTTTCTTGTGCCACTGCCATCTAGCCTTAGAATTTCAGCGAATCGTCTGTCGGAGATTGTACAAAACATTTCATTGAAAGTAAAGATTCCTAGAATCAATTTTAGTTCTTTTATCACAAAAATGCATCTTACAGGATTTCATGTGGCCTGAAATATAAATTTGTAATTTCCTTATCAGGGAATATTAGCtccataatattttttttgttgggAAAATTGTGTTCTTGCCCTTGTCTAACCCAAGTTCTTCACTACAGATAATTGTATGGGTTATTCAACTATTCAAGTATTCTGATAAAGGAGAATAAGTGATATTTAACAAATGCGATCCCATAACATGCTAGaaaagtaatctttcctcgcacAAGCCTAAGTTACTTTATTAGCAGTTACTTGTGATGAATGCTGATTATTTCATATTAGAATGACCATCTTTTGGCCAGCTATTTCTGGCTTGTACAGTGTACAACTTTAGATATACATCATGACTTCATATTGGAGGAACCAAAAGTAGCAAAGGTTAAATCGTGTTTGAAGCCGTGAACTTTCAGCATTCATCTTTTGTTGTGAGTGTTGGTTTGCATTGATTAGATGATGTGCTATATTTGTTCAGATTGTGTGGTTTGAAGGAGAATAGGATATTAAAATGGAGCGACAGACATACAGTGGAATTAGAGATGTAGAGGGATTGAGAGATTGAAAACATAGGAGAAATTATTTGTTTGCTACATTAACAACCCTTGGCATCGAGGACTCATTTTGACTGATTGTGAGATGTAGAGGGATTGAGAGATTGAAAACATAGGAGAAATTATTTGTTTGCTACATTAACAACCCTTGGCATCGAGGACTCATTTTGACTGATTGTATTGCGCCTCTGAAATCAGAAAGCTGATTCCATTTCGTTTTGTTTTCTCAATGAAATGCTTCAAGGTTATCGAAACCCATTGTTTTTGTTATTCTTCTTCTTGATATGATTTGTACTTATTGTTTAATTAGCTGTTGGGCATAAGACTGTAGGTTGTGGCTTATGGTATTCTCTACCTTGTTTCTTTACAGTTCATGGTGTGGAGTATGCATTTGGAGCACATGACTATTCGATTAGTGGAGTTTTTGAGGTGGAACCTCGGCAGTGTCCTGGTTTCAAATTTAGGAGATCAATATGCATGGGAACTACCTGCCTGGATCCTCTCCAAATCAGAGAGTTCATGGAGATTCAGTCAGTAAATTACAATGGGGATACCTACCATTTGATAAGTAAAAACTGCAACCATTTCTGTGAGGATATCTGCAAAAGGTTGACAGGAAATTTGATTCCAAAATGGGTTAATCGACTTGCTAGAATGGGTATGAATTCTTGACACATGTGCTTTCTCAGCCGTTTATATTGCTATCTAAGAGTTGCTGCAAAGTTCGTATATGTATCTATTCTTTCCTCAATTATTACTATAACTATCTGTTTGCTGTCAGAGTTAAAGGTTCAAAGGTAGAATTtcgtttttcaattgtttagttccaaaaagttttgggaaatcgacactgtagcactttcatttgtatttgaccaaTATTGTCcattcatggactaactaggcttaaaagattcgtctcatcaattccgaccaaactgtctaattagtttttattttcgtctgtatttaatactccatgcatgcgtctaaagattcgatgtgacggggaatctgaaaaattttgcaaaattttttggtaactaaacaaggccttagtaaacACCAGTGCTTCTCATGTGTCACGTGGTCCAACTCACTATAATTCCCCCAGATATTTATCTTAGTTCCCTTTTTTTTTGCACGCCTGACCTTATGGCACCTGTGTGAAGGTACTGATATTTTACATCCACTAATGGGACATATCTGATGGTTGTAATGTTAGGCAAAGTTGTTTTGGGAATGTTCAATACAATAAATACACCTACTAGCACATTAACTGATTTGGCTGCTgtatggactacgtctattatGGCCACTTTGAGTGGATCATGTGTTTTCTGCAAAAACGTTCTCTGGAAGTGGTTTTATGTGAAAGTATGTGGAAAATCTGCAACGACGTTCAATAGAATTGATTTTATGTGTAATTACCTAGAAAACTTAGCAATTTATCCAAAGTGAGACAGCTTGGCTGTTCAAAGGAAACTGCACGATTCAGTGTGCTTGGATCAACTACGTTTGAGCTCATATAATGGGTATCTTTTTCTAACTTCTGTAACAGCTTTTGTCAATGGCAGTCACTGAGATTCACAACCTTTTATGTGTAGGTGCTGTTTGCAACTGCATTCTACCAGTGCCCCTGAAGATCAGTGCAGCCCGTCATGACCCAGGTTGTCAAGCTGAAGATAGTGAGAGAAAAATGCTGACAGGTTCCTTCAGTTGCTTCTCTTCAATCTCTCTATGCCAAAGACATTTCTCAACATCTTCGCTCTCCCTACGTTCCCCCACGAAAGGCACTTCTTGGGATGCCAAACAGTCAAATTCTACCCGATTGAAGAAGAGCTGACAATTGAGGTACCTTGTATTATCATATTTAGCAAATGAAGCACAAGgatcaatttttttttcatcaATCTGTTCTACAACAGTCTTCAGagaaggataaaaaggtattggTAAGGTGTTTTGCATACTTGGGCGTTGGATCCAGCTGTGCTTGAACATCTGTATAGAGAATGTGTAGAGATTATTCTTACATTTGACTATTTGAGTTTGAAATACAGTGAGCTGGGGGCAAACTCCACCCTAAACTTCTAGGAAAAACAAACTCCAAAAAATATTTCAATTTATGGGTGCTGCCTATGAGGTGATATTTCGGCTGTGGTAGTTTGCAAACTGGGCCATTTTTATATTGTTCCCTAGAAAGCAGATGTTTATCCAAGTGGTGGTATTGTTCGTCCGTTCGTGTGTACTCATGGGTGTGCTCGTATTGGATTTGCACCAAATGATGACAACACGAGATGGTTATTTGCCTTTGTACATGACTGATGTCGTATACGTTGGGCTATTGCCCATCATTTTGGTTTTCTAACGCAAGCAATCTTTCATGCATATTTTTTCTACATAAACTCATAAAGTGTTTGTAGTGCATATGCACCAAACCACAGGGGAATGCAGTTCGTCAACAGGGTGATCCAACCCTCTTTATTCTTGTCTACATTCACTAGCACATGCTCTCAAGTGGTAGAATTCTTTCTGATTTCCTTGCTGtgaagtttttttttgttttgatatttgctatctggTGGAGATAAAGAAAAGCATGGGTAATGCAGTTGTCACTTCTTGCGACCTCCATTTTATACCACTTAAAAAGAACTGATGCCATCAGAGGGAGTTAAATtatatatgattttttttgtcaCGGTGACGAGCTTGGTTAGATTACCCTCGCTTGTCCTTTTTTTTTGTCTAGGCTCagagtattttttttctctccttctAGTTAGTCTCCTAACTTGTTTTTCTCACGCCTCACGGCTTGGCCCGGAGAGTGGTGATCTTTGTACGGGGCCGTTTTTTCTCTCCTAATACGAAGGTACAGGAAAAGTGATTAAAACTATTAATAGATACGGTGTGCAGATGGTAAAGAGAATGCAAAATCGGAGTAAAAACTTGCAGACCGGGGAAAGTGAGTACATGTACTCTCTCTATGTCCCTGCTTTAACTCTTAGATGTCCTTGAAAGCTTTTCTTAGAATTCGTGTCAgccaaactttttaaatttaactaactatatagaaaagagcatcaatatctatgacataaaataaggtcttgtttagttccaaaaaaatttaagaaatcgacactgtagcaccttcgtttgtatttgacaaaaattgtccaatcatggactaactaggctcaaaagattcgtcttatcaattccgatcaaactgtgcaattagtttttatttttgtctacatttaatacttcatgcatgcgtctaaagattcgatgtgatggggaatctgaaaaattttacaaaattttttgggaactaaacaaggcctaagtatcttatgaaagtatattctatgataaatttaatgttattaatttggtactataaatcttaataTGTTTTTTAGAAAttcggtcaaagtttaaaagtttgacatatgacgactctataAGTTGAAGCTTTCAAGGAGAGGGAGTATTTATAATGCAAAGGGTGGAGAGGATGCAAAATACTCCCACCGGTCTACTTTATAATGCATAGTTTGACATAACATGGTCTCTAAAAATACACTTTGatcatttatttttatattatattgtttatGATTATAACATTTTTGTATTATTGTTATAATTATGAACTTATATTGTTTAACATGGTCCCCGACCTTGTCCTTCAGCTTCAGTGTCTCCGGTGACTTGGATAGATGAGAGAGTCATCAGTTATCTGACATGCTTTTAATAGGAATTTATTATTCTATCCTTgttacacaaaaaaaaaatctaaaaatatgGTCTCACCAATTTACTATGCACCTGGCACCTTCTGATACTTTTCCCCTTAGTACCTCTGTTTTCTAGCCACCtgatttctccccggcaacaatCCTCGTTTCTCCAGCCATAATAAAATTCTCTATAAAGTTTAAGTCTTGATGTACTTGAATTATCTTATAAACTAAACTAGACCAGAGGAAAGGAAGTACATATAAGGGCATTcataatgcaagactctatcacagagtccaagacacttaattacagattaattatgatattttgctgatgtggcagcatatttattgaagaaagaggtagaaaaaataagactccaagtcttatttagggcactcacaatgcagactctatcatatagtcgaaagttatttattacctcaaacaatgtggacttagagtctaaataagacttggagtcttattttttctacctctttcttcaataaatatgctgccacatcagcaaaatatcataaataatatgtaattaattgtcttggactctatgatagagtcttgcattgtgagtgccctaaggtagaaaaaaataagactccaagtcttatttagactctaagtccacattgttcgaggtaataaataactttagactatatgatagagtctgcattgtgagtgcccttagactccaaatccacattgttcgaggtaataaataactttagactctatgatagagtctacattgtgagtgccctaacacACCACAACGtaaaggattttgaggcgcTTTACTTTTTCTATTAACGGTTGGATCAAAAAACATCCTCTAGAAAATGCCATTTGAGAGACAACTAACCATAGTTTCTAAAATCGGTTTGTAACCGTGATTCGTGGTTTGGCCCATTTGTACCAATAGAGGTATTTCTAACCATAGTTGATGTTTTGGAGTGCACCTTAAGCTCAATTTTCAACATACCCTAGAAAGAGATGCACCGTACAACTATGTAGTTAAAAAATTCGCTAGCCCAAGTGATGTTTCGTGTTATCCACCGCTGTGAGCTATCAAGTGTGGCGCCATAATTCACAGGTGGAACTCAATGATTTTTAGGCATTGTTTGTGACATTGTGGAAGACTTATCTCTTGACTTGATCTCTCTCATCCACCCATCTTTTCCTCTCTCTCCTTTGtctcctcccctctctctctccctctatcACTTTATCTTTTCATGGTTCACCCTCCTCTCTCCATGATGCCTCCACCTCCTGCTCTTGCTTGCAATTTCATACCTACCTTGTCTCACCGAGTCTATCCATTACGATACCTGCAAGGCTCCAACACTGCCTTTGCAACTTAGTTGGTAGTTGGGAGTCTGTCTACCTCCCAAATCCTTTTCCAAGCATTGGGAGCAACCTCCACCGAGTCCCGCTAGGAGTCAAGCTTGGAGTCCATCCACAACGGTGTGATGCACCTCCTCCACTAGAAACATCGCCAGAGCGCCCCCATAGGTATTGGGATTTGTAAGCAAGAGTAGGAGGAGGCGCTATGGTTGGCTTTGCTCCTGCAAATGGCTTGGTGACCCCGTGACATAGCGCAATGGCTAATTCAAAGTTGGATATGCTTACTTCTATAATCCACTAGGTACCTAAGTGGTTGAATATTTTGGTGTGACCGTTCGAGGGATAGTGTACATAGAGGCACCTTATGCCCTCGTGGTCTTAGCGGAGCTTGACGTATATCATCTAGTAAGGTAAAGGAATATTTTGATGTAACCATTTAAGGAATAGTGTACAAAGAGGCACCTTATGACCCGGTGCTCCTTGTTGAAGCCCGACGGATCAACCAATAGTGCTTTATTTAGTGGCCCTTTAATAATCGTTGGATGCACACCCATAGTTAGCCACTCGATTTGGGTTATAATTTTTTCCATCACGGGGTTATGATTTTTTATTGTTTTTGAAGTTTATTCCTAGTTTAGAAACAATTCCTGGTAAATTCTAAATTAATATTTAaaccaagaaaaaaaataaggtCTAAGATATTTTATGGGGATAATCTCTAAAACAGATTATGATATGACaaatccaaataaagtatttggttcTTAAAAAATATTGTTGGATGCTTCAAAAAATATATTTGGCTAAGAGAAAATAATTAAATTACAAAAAAAACTAGAATTTTTCTGGAACATGGTACTCAAAATTCCTTGGAGAAAGTACTCATTGCTAAACATTCTAAGAAACCTTTTACATGCAGAAACACCAAATGCAACTAGCATGAGCAATACATCAAGCAAAAAGCCTATGTCAATCATAAGAGACTGTGTGAGTTTAGCTCTTTATGAAGAACtactttatttttctttcttttttattaaCTAAATAAAAGATTATATGAGTTGCTTGCTTTTTTTATAAGACCGTTGGAGCTGCGCTAACTGAAGAGCGGTCGATTCACAGTTTGACACCTAGTTATTCGGATTGGATCAGACCACCGGTTCGATCGCTAAAAGACCGAACCAGAGCCTACAACGGTTTAATTCACTTAGAAGACCGTCTATGCAATCGAACCGCTATAAACCGGTTGAACCAACAGGTTTTTCGTCAAACCGGTGGACCGGGCAGTTTTATGCGGACCGGTGAGGTTTTGAGTTTTTTCAAAATTACCCCTCTATGCATTCAGGTCGACCTTATCTAGTTAGGGGTACTATTGGAAATTAGCTCCAAATGGCTGTTTAGGGTTGCTTTCACACTGCCGCCGCCACGGCCCACGGCCCACGGCGCCACTCCCTGTTGCCCGTCTCCCCGCCACCTCGTCTTCCCAAAACACAAAGCTCCAAGAAGCGGGGCTGGCGGCTGCAGTTTCCCGCCCGCTCGCACAAGGGCGCGAAATTTGCCCAGCTACTTCGCGCGCTCCGTCCCCGCATCCCAGCAATTATACTATCCACAGTAAGCCGAGGTTCCTAGTCTCCCTCCCCTCCGcttccttctctcctccacTCCTCACGGACGCCAGAGCTCCTTCCCCATTCCGGCGTTGCCAAGAAGCCGGCTTGCGGGTGCCGTCTCCCCCTCCGCTCGCCAGCCGCGTTTATCCGTCATACAAGGTCAGCATCTCCAGCTTTTCACGCCCGCCCGCCGCTGCGGCCGGCGACGGCCCTCTCTGGTCTGCGGGCCGTAGTAGATCTATGTTTATCTTTTTTGTTGGAAAAAGATCTTTATTTATCTTGGCATTTCCCTACCGAAAGTTGCAGATCTGTTAGTCGATCTGCTCGAATGAGCCGTGGCTAGGACAGTTTCTGTTGTTTCCGTTGGTATTGATTGATTTGAGGGGTGTGGTTGGTGGCACTGGCCACTGGGATTAGGCGAAGAAATGCTCCTCTCGGGCAAAAGTGTTCGTTTCAGGGATTCAGTATTGCCACACAGTTTCTCGAGGTGAATGCCACTGGGGGTTTCTTGACGAGACGAGCAAATGTGAAAATGCATTCTTTAGAATGAAATATGCGTGCAAGATTGTCCATTTCTCTGTTCCTTTTTTTTAATCTCTGTGCTGGGTAATGGAAGTCTGGTCCTTGATGTATAGCAGTGTCTCGTGTCTTATTTCTAGTGTGGTTTATGGATCATTCCTGTTCAACACATACATACAATTGCTTATTAGTTGAAGATCACGTATGCACATTTATGCATTATTTCTATGCTGTTTCGATAAGATCACGTCTTTGTTTTTCTGTATCTCGAAGAATTCAAGGGCAAATTACCATAAGCTGCTGTGTTTAGGGTTGGACTCTtttctgcttaatgaaatacatgCCCTAGGGGACGGGCGtgattgcaaaaaaaaaaaaaaaaaccatatgATTCTTCGTCAACATCGTTTTTGCTTATTACATTAAGTTGATtcccttcttttctttttactgGA contains:
- the LOC8066222 gene encoding deSI-like protein At4g17486 isoform X2; translation: MIPGSKKERNLSMRFQSGQKSSGKFCLFSKVQSASPPPGNTLVYLNVYDLTPVNGYVYWAGLGVFHSGIEVHGVEYAFGAHDYSISGVFEVEPRQCPGFKFRRSICMGTTCLDPLQIREFMEIQSVNYNGDTYHLISKNCNHFCEDICKRLTGNLIPKWVNRLARMGAVCNCILPVPLKISAARHDPGCQAEDSERKMLTGSFSCFSSISLCQRHFSTSSLSLRSPTKGTSWDAKQSNSTRLKKS
- the LOC8066222 gene encoding deSI-like protein At4g17486 isoform X1 codes for the protein MSVMIPGSKKERNLSMRFQSGQKSSGKFCLFSKVQSASPPPGNTLVYLNVYDLTPVNGYVYWAGLGVFHSGIEVHGVEYAFGAHDYSISGVFEVEPRQCPGFKFRRSICMGTTCLDPLQIREFMEIQSVNYNGDTYHLISKNCNHFCEDICKRLTGNLIPKWVNRLARMGAVCNCILPVPLKISAARHDPGCQAEDSERKMLTGSFSCFSSISLCQRHFSTSSLSLRSPTKGTSWDAKQSNSTRLKKS